In Nocardioides cavernae, a single genomic region encodes these proteins:
- a CDS encoding YciI family protein, with protein sequence MSRYLILLPAPEADWADLPPEEHEKGHRSHQEFQRDLEAEGHTLVTVSPLEPSARATSMRPDGAGGALVTDGPFSETAEQVVGFYLVDSEDGDTLRAACERFAARGEHIELRRLAE encoded by the coding sequence ATGAGCCGCTACCTGATCCTGCTGCCCGCCCCCGAGGCCGACTGGGCCGACCTGCCGCCCGAGGAGCACGAGAAGGGACACCGCTCCCACCAGGAGTTCCAGCGCGACCTGGAGGCCGAGGGGCACACCCTCGTGACCGTCAGCCCGCTCGAGCCCTCGGCGCGGGCGACGTCGATGCGCCCCGACGGCGCGGGCGGCGCACTGGTGACCGACGGGCCGTTCAGCGAGACCGCCGAGCAGGTGGTCGGCTTCTACCTCGTCGACTCCGAGGACGGGGACACGCTGCGAGCGGCGTGCGAGCGGTTCGCCGCGCGCGGCGAGCACATCGAGCTGCGCCGGCTGGCGGAGTGA
- a CDS encoding YciI family protein, translated as MTDYIVLLFGDTEAWWDTPEEEKKATYDVHGRFTEELVRRGHTIIGGAELPRASEARSLAPHADSVTDGPWAETSEQLGGYYEVSTDDLDDLMDVCRILSATGDAVEVRRKLSGEEGTS; from the coding sequence ATGACCGACTACATCGTGCTGCTGTTCGGCGACACGGAGGCGTGGTGGGACACGCCCGAGGAGGAGAAGAAGGCGACGTACGACGTCCACGGGAGGTTCACCGAGGAGCTCGTCAGGCGTGGCCACACGATCATCGGCGGCGCCGAGCTGCCGCGGGCGTCCGAGGCGAGGTCGCTCGCACCGCACGCCGACAGCGTCACCGACGGCCCGTGGGCCGAGACGAGCGAGCAGCTCGGCGGCTACTACGAGGTCAGCACGGACGACCTCGACGACCTCATGGACGTGTGCCGGATCCTGTCGGCGACCGGCGACGCGGTCGAGGTGCGCCGCAAGCTCTCGGGCGAGGAGGGAACGTCATGA
- a CDS encoding YciI family protein has product MKYLVLLVGDGEEKPWSEQTEEEQGAAMAKFGAFGDACDARDGVRILAGEALSGPRDATVMRTTGGRVHLTDGPYAEVIEGMGGFYLLEAPDLDVVVELLRVLPPYDIQIHPTVDVEL; this is encoded by the coding sequence ATGAAGTACCTGGTCCTGCTGGTCGGGGACGGTGAAGAGAAGCCCTGGTCTGAGCAGACCGAGGAGGAGCAGGGGGCGGCGATGGCGAAGTTCGGTGCGTTCGGCGATGCCTGCGACGCGCGCGACGGCGTCCGGATCCTCGCCGGCGAGGCGTTGAGCGGCCCACGCGATGCCACCGTCATGCGCACGACCGGCGGCAGGGTCCACCTGACCGACGGGCCCTACGCCGAGGTCATCGAGGGAATGGGCGGTTTCTACCTGCTCGAGGCCCCCGACCTGGACGTCGTCGTGGAGCTGCTGCGGGTGCTGCCGCCGTACGACATCCAGATCCACCCCACGGTGGACGTGGAGCTCTGA
- a CDS encoding RNA polymerase sigma factor, with amino-acid sequence MGDASADLERVVREEWGRLVALLLAQFRRLDLVEDALGDAVEAASRTWPADGVPANPPAWLMTAARRRVLDRLRTEDVARRKEPLLLLDAEQHQEGARSMADAGSLVEDDVLRLVLMCAHPALAPEAASALSLRLVLGVPTADIARLFLVPEPTMAARITRAKKRIVGAGIPFAVPDAGVLPERLEVVAQTAYLTFTAGYSPGTGPDLLRADQSGEAIRLVRVVLGLRPDEPALVALLALMLLHHSRRDARVGDGRLVLLADQDRTRWHHDEIAEATRLLARPHLAGPLTPLAASYVLQARIAAEHATAPTAQDTRWDRVVGLYDVLLQVAPTPSARLARAVAIAEQHGPAAGLDALEGLDLPQSHRPAAVRAELLSRAGDVDAARAAYDQAIAACRNEVETEFLVAQRDALPDR; translated from the coding sequence GTGGGCGACGCCTCGGCCGACCTGGAGCGGGTCGTGCGGGAGGAGTGGGGCCGCCTCGTGGCGCTCCTCCTCGCTCAGTTCCGCCGCCTCGACCTCGTCGAGGACGCGTTGGGCGACGCCGTCGAGGCGGCCAGCCGCACCTGGCCCGCCGACGGTGTGCCGGCCAACCCGCCGGCGTGGCTGATGACCGCGGCGCGACGACGGGTGCTCGACCGACTCCGCACCGAGGACGTGGCCCGACGCAAGGAGCCGCTGCTGCTCCTCGACGCCGAGCAGCACCAGGAAGGAGCCCGCAGCATGGCCGACGCCGGCAGCCTGGTCGAGGACGACGTGCTGCGCCTGGTGCTCATGTGCGCCCACCCGGCGCTGGCGCCCGAGGCCGCCAGTGCGCTGAGCCTGCGGCTGGTCCTCGGCGTGCCGACTGCCGACATCGCCCGGCTGTTCCTGGTGCCCGAGCCGACGATGGCGGCCCGGATCACGCGCGCCAAGAAGCGCATCGTGGGGGCCGGCATCCCGTTCGCCGTGCCCGACGCCGGCGTGCTGCCCGAACGCCTCGAGGTCGTGGCGCAGACCGCCTACCTCACCTTCACCGCTGGCTACTCCCCCGGCACCGGCCCCGACCTGCTGCGCGCCGACCAGTCCGGGGAGGCGATCCGGCTCGTGCGCGTGGTGCTCGGCCTGCGCCCGGACGAGCCGGCGCTCGTCGCGCTGCTCGCGCTGATGCTGCTCCACCACTCCCGGCGCGACGCCCGGGTCGGTGACGGGCGACTGGTGCTCCTCGCCGACCAGGACCGCACCAGGTGGCACCACGACGAGATCGCGGAGGCGACCCGGCTGCTCGCCCGGCCGCACCTGGCCGGACCGCTGACCCCGCTGGCGGCGTCGTACGTCCTGCAGGCGCGGATCGCCGCCGAGCACGCCACCGCGCCGACGGCGCAGGACACCCGCTGGGACCGCGTCGTGGGGCTCTACGACGTGCTGCTCCAGGTGGCACCCACCCCGTCGGCCCGGCTGGCCCGAGCCGTCGCGATCGCCGAGCAGCACGGACCGGCCGCCGGCCTCGACGCGCTCGAGGGGCTGGACCTCCCCCAGAGCCACCGGCCCGCGGCGGTGCGGGCCGAGCTGCTGTCCCGTGCGGGGGACGTCGACGCCGCCCGTGCGGCGTACGACCAGGCCATCGCGGCCTGTCGCAACGAGGTCGAGACGGAGTTCCTCGTCGCGCAGCGCGACGCGCTGCCTGACCGCTAG
- the glgC gene encoding glucose-1-phosphate adenylyltransferase codes for MAITPPRKKVLAVVLAGGEGKRLMPLTADRAKPAVPFGGIYRLIDFALSNVVNSGYLKVVVLTQYKSHSLDRHVTTTWRMSNLLGNYVTPVPAQQRVGKRWYLGSADAIYQSLNLLTDEQPDIVVVVGADHVYRMDFSQMVADHVESGAGCTVAAIRQPISLADQFGVIDVDPGNPQKIRAFLEKPTDPVGLPDAPDEVLASMGNYVFTADALRDAVTRDAELEQSKHDMGGDIVPWFVDKSESAVYDYKDNEVPGSTDRDRGYWRDVGTMRSYYDAHLDLVSPLPVFNLYNKAWPIYTSYGPHPPAKLVEGASGAGVSTFNSILSPGVVVSGGTVNQSVLSPAVWVKDGAEVSDSVLMDGVHIGEGAIVRNAIIDKGVVVPPGVQIGVDQEADRARGFVVDEGLTVLAKQQPVPGEQAG; via the coding sequence ATGGCCATCACGCCCCCGCGCAAGAAGGTCCTCGCCGTTGTCCTCGCCGGAGGCGAGGGCAAGAGGCTGATGCCGTTGACGGCCGACCGGGCCAAGCCTGCGGTGCCGTTCGGCGGGATCTACCGGCTCATCGACTTCGCCCTGTCCAACGTCGTCAACTCCGGCTACCTCAAGGTCGTCGTGCTGACGCAGTACAAGTCGCACAGCCTGGACCGCCACGTCACGACGACCTGGCGCATGTCCAACCTGCTGGGCAACTACGTCACCCCGGTGCCGGCGCAGCAGCGCGTCGGCAAGCGGTGGTACCTCGGCAGCGCCGACGCGATCTACCAGTCGCTCAACCTGCTCACCGACGAGCAGCCCGACATCGTCGTGGTGGTGGGCGCGGACCACGTGTACCGGATGGACTTCTCGCAGATGGTCGCCGACCACGTCGAGTCGGGTGCCGGCTGCACGGTCGCCGCGATCCGCCAGCCGATCAGCCTGGCCGACCAGTTCGGCGTGATCGACGTGGACCCCGGCAACCCGCAGAAGATCCGCGCCTTCCTCGAGAAGCCGACGGACCCGGTCGGGCTCCCGGACGCCCCCGACGAGGTGCTCGCCAGCATGGGCAACTACGTCTTCACCGCAGACGCGCTGCGCGACGCCGTCACCCGCGATGCCGAGCTCGAGCAGTCCAAGCACGACATGGGCGGCGACATCGTGCCGTGGTTCGTCGACAAGTCGGAGTCCGCCGTCTACGACTACAAGGACAACGAGGTCCCCGGCTCGACCGACCGCGACCGCGGCTACTGGCGCGACGTCGGGACGATGAGGTCGTACTACGACGCCCACCTCGACCTGGTCTCGCCGCTGCCGGTCTTCAACCTCTACAACAAGGCCTGGCCGATCTACACCAGCTACGGGCCGCACCCGCCAGCCAAGCTCGTCGAGGGCGCCAGCGGCGCGGGGGTCTCGACGTTCAACTCCATCCTCTCGCCCGGTGTCGTCGTCAGCGGCGGCACTGTCAACCAGTCGGTGCTCTCGCCGGCGGTCTGGGTCAAGGACGGCGCGGAGGTCTCCGACTCGGTGCTGATGGACGGTGTGCACATCGGTGAGGGCGCGATCGTGCGCAACGCGATCATCGACAAGGGCGTCGTCGTCCCGCCCGGCGTGCAGATCGGGGTCGACCAGGAGGCCGACCGCGCGCGCGGCTTCGTCGTCGACGAGGGACTCACCGTCCTCGCCAAGCAGCAGCCGGTGCCCGGCGAGCAGGCGGGCTAG
- the glgA gene encoding glycogen synthase, translating to MRIDVLSKEYPPEVYGGAGVHVAELVRALRVQPDVDARVRCFGATRSEPGTTAYAEPESLVGANAAIRTLGVDLAMVDDCAGADLVHSHTWYANMAGHLAGLMHGIPHVVSAHSLEPMRPWKAEQLGGGYALSSWAERTAYEGAAGIVAVSAAMRDDVLRSYPLVDPARVHVVHNGIDTTEWAPVPNPDRVRELGVDPDRPSVIFVGRITRQKGLPLFLRAAAALPPEVQLVLCAGAPDTPEIEAEVRGLVEDLAATRSGVVWIAEMLPRPDVVALLTAATVFACPSIYEPLGIVNLEAMACETAVVATATGGIPEVVVDGETGWLVPIEQATDGTGTPLDPERYVADLAAALTDAVSDPDRARAYGVAGRRRAEESFSWGSIATRTLDLYSSLVHAS from the coding sequence ATGCGCATCGACGTCCTCAGCAAGGAGTACCCACCGGAGGTCTACGGCGGCGCAGGCGTCCATGTCGCCGAGCTGGTCCGCGCGCTCCGGGTGCAGCCCGACGTCGACGCACGGGTGCGCTGCTTCGGGGCGACGCGTTCGGAGCCCGGCACGACGGCGTACGCCGAGCCGGAGTCGCTCGTCGGAGCCAACGCTGCCATCCGCACGTTGGGCGTCGACCTCGCGATGGTCGACGACTGCGCCGGGGCCGACCTGGTCCACTCGCACACCTGGTACGCCAACATGGCCGGCCACCTCGCCGGGCTGATGCACGGCATCCCCCACGTGGTGAGCGCCCACTCCCTCGAGCCGATGCGGCCGTGGAAGGCCGAGCAGCTCGGCGGCGGCTACGCCCTGTCGAGCTGGGCGGAGCGGACGGCGTACGAGGGTGCCGCCGGCATCGTCGCGGTCAGCGCCGCGATGCGCGACGACGTCCTGCGCAGCTACCCGTTGGTCGACCCCGCGCGGGTGCACGTCGTGCACAACGGCATCGACACCACGGAGTGGGCGCCCGTGCCGAACCCCGATCGCGTCCGCGAGCTCGGAGTGGACCCCGACCGGCCGAGCGTCATCTTCGTCGGCCGGATCACCCGCCAGAAGGGCCTGCCGCTGTTCCTGCGTGCGGCTGCGGCGCTGCCGCCCGAGGTCCAGCTCGTGCTGTGCGCCGGCGCGCCCGACACCCCCGAGATCGAGGCCGAGGTCCGCGGCCTCGTCGAGGACCTCGCCGCGACGCGCTCCGGGGTCGTGTGGATCGCCGAGATGCTGCCCCGCCCCGACGTCGTGGCCCTGCTGACCGCCGCCACCGTCTTCGCCTGCCCCTCGATCTACGAGCCGCTCGGCATCGTCAACCTCGAGGCGATGGCCTGCGAGACCGCCGTCGTCGCCACCGCCACCGGCGGCATCCCCGAGGTCGTCGTCGACGGCGAGACGGGCTGGCTGGTCCCCATCGAGCAGGCCACCGACGGCACCGGCACCCCACTGGACCCCGAGCGCTACGTCGCCGACCTCGCCGCCGCCCTGACCGACGCCGTCAGCGACCCCGACCGCGCCCGTGCCTACGGCGTCGCTGGTCGCCGGCGGGCGGAGGAGTCCTTCAGCTGGGGCTCGATCGCCACCCGCACCCTCGACCTCTACTCCTCGCTCGTGCACGCCTCGTAG
- a CDS encoding DUF559 domain-containing protein, which produces MDVITVIERSGGLATRADLIRATSRADVDRAMARGALRRVGQGRYALPGVEQAAATAHRLNGHLSLTSAAVHHGWEVKTVPPIPHVVFPRKRNVPRLGRREVVVHRADLGPDDVTGIATSRELTLLQCLRSLPDDEALAVADSALRHGEIPTLRRVMATARGAGSAKVRRIGKQADARAANPFESVMRAICLQVPGLSVTPQLVLSSDHVWARPDLVDRERRIVIECDSWQWHGDRRGFVKDVRRYTLLTADGWMVLRFTWDDVMMRPAWVRAVLCRAVGVHARTELLPVWPVAA; this is translated from the coding sequence GTGGACGTCATCACCGTGATCGAGCGGTCAGGAGGCCTGGCCACCCGGGCCGACCTGATCCGGGCGACCTCGCGCGCAGACGTCGACCGGGCAATGGCACGAGGGGCACTCCGACGGGTCGGACAGGGCCGCTATGCGCTCCCCGGTGTGGAGCAGGCTGCCGCCACAGCCCACCGGCTCAACGGCCACCTGAGCCTGACCAGCGCCGCCGTGCACCACGGCTGGGAGGTCAAGACCGTCCCGCCGATCCCCCACGTCGTCTTCCCCCGCAAGCGCAACGTTCCCCGGCTCGGCCGGCGCGAGGTGGTGGTGCACCGGGCCGACCTCGGACCTGACGATGTCACCGGCATCGCCACGAGTCGCGAGCTGACACTGCTGCAGTGCCTGCGGTCGCTGCCGGACGACGAGGCACTTGCAGTCGCGGACTCCGCGCTGCGACATGGGGAGATACCGACGCTCCGGCGGGTGATGGCCACGGCACGCGGAGCGGGCAGCGCCAAGGTACGCCGCATCGGCAAGCAGGCGGACGCACGTGCCGCGAACCCGTTCGAGTCGGTCATGCGGGCGATCTGCCTGCAGGTGCCGGGTCTCTCCGTCACACCACAGCTCGTGCTGTCGAGTGACCACGTCTGGGCGCGCCCCGACCTGGTGGACCGTGAGCGTCGGATCGTCATCGAGTGCGACTCGTGGCAGTGGCACGGCGACCGCAGGGGTTTCGTCAAGGACGTGCGGCGCTACACGCTCCTCACGGCCGACGGCTGGATGGTGCTCCGCTTCACGTGGGACGACGTCATGATGCGACCCGCGTGGGTTCGCGCCGTTCTCTGCCGTGCGGTTGGCGTACACGCGCGGACAGAACTTCTTCCTGTGTGGCCCGTCGCTGCGTGA